In one Leptospiraceae bacterium genomic region, the following are encoded:
- a CDS encoding 5-formyltetrahydrofolate cyclo-ligase, whose translation MIEKKLARQIIKEKILKLENKSEREQDIISALKLELKEGMKILAYRADVYEVNLDSFLFSEEGKKFSLYYPRVLSIENREMEFVYPDSWEIGAYGILSPVGKRIIDKKELDLVLLPSLSFNLRAYRLGRGAGFYDRAFRGFERKKILGFSFSKDFLIDFKEDSCDIQVNKLITPEDSLIFSDR comes from the coding sequence ATGATAGAAAAGAAACTGGCAAGACAGATAATAAAAGAGAAGATTTTGAAACTGGAAAATAAAAGCGAAAGAGAGCAAGATATAATTTCTGCTTTAAAATTAGAATTGAAAGAAGGAATGAAAATTTTAGCTTATCGAGCAGATGTATATGAAGTAAATCTGGATTCTTTTCTTTTTTCTGAAGAAGGAAAAAAGTTTTCCTTGTATTATCCGAGGGTTTTATCTATAGAAAACAGAGAAATGGAATTTGTTTATCCGGATTCCTGGGAAATTGGAGCTTACGGGATTTTGTCTCCTGTAGGAAAAAGAATCATCGATAAAAAAGAATTAGATCTTGTTTTATTACCCTCTTTATCTTTTAATTTAAGAGCATATAGACTCGGTAGGGGAGCTGGCTTCTATGATAGAGCTTTTAGGGGTTTTGAAAGGAAAAAAATCCTCGGATTTTCATTTTCGAAAGACTTTTTAATTGATTTTAAAGAAGATTCCTGTGATATTCAAGTAAATAAATTAATTACACCAGAAGATTCTTTGATTTTCTCGGATAGATAA
- a CDS encoding WecB/TagA/CpsF family glycosyltransferase, with protein sequence MIEPKDISYSSFKEEKDYIFDYKDVDISQISSSDIQGFSIHNISREVAVAKILEYIENKNSYRHILFLDPVKLMSLKNNKKLQPIAEKASLILHDGAGIRWAAEKVGKPLQEKISVISLMMDLLRYSEKKNLTIFFLGSTEENLEKLHSTLMRRFPSLRVVGRQAGHFSPKKEILIKEIIRKTNPDILFIAMDFPEQEIWIDKNHDCFSQSVVIGVSGNLDIVSGYKKKAPFYFQNQGLTWLWRILSRPYRLDKIWKTLSFFLYFSFQGWKYKRKK encoded by the coding sequence ATGATAGAACCTAAAGATATTTCTTACTCCTCCTTTAAAGAAGAAAAAGACTATATTTTTGATTACAAAGATGTAGATATTTCTCAAATTTCAAGTTCTGATATTCAGGGGTTTTCCATACATAATATCAGTCGTGAAGTTGCAGTAGCAAAAATATTAGAATATATTGAAAATAAAAATTCCTACAGACATATCCTCTTTTTGGATCCTGTGAAGTTGATGTCGCTTAAAAATAATAAAAAGTTGCAACCTATTGCAGAAAAAGCCAGTTTAATTCTTCACGATGGAGCAGGAATTCGTTGGGCAGCCGAGAAGGTAGGAAAACCTCTTCAAGAGAAAATTTCAGTTATAAGTTTAATGATGGACTTACTCCGTTACTCTGAAAAGAAGAACCTGACTATTTTCTTTTTAGGAAGCACGGAAGAAAATCTGGAAAAACTTCACTCTACCCTAATGCGTCGCTTTCCCTCTCTTCGAGTAGTAGGAAGACAGGCAGGACATTTCAGTCCTAAAAAAGAAATTCTTATCAAAGAAATCATTCGAAAAACAAATCCGGATATCTTATTTATCGCCATGGATTTTCCGGAACAGGAAATCTGGATTGATAAAAACCACGATTGTTTTTCTCAATCCGTGGTCATCGGAGTTTCCGGGAATCTGGATATTGTTTCCGGCTATAAGAAAAAAGCTCCCTTTTATTTCCAAAATCAAGGCCTTACGTGGTTATGGAGGATTCTCTCCAGACCTTATAGACTGGATAAAATATGGAAAACTCTTTCTTTCTTCCTTTACTTTTCCTTTCAGGGCTGGAAATATAAACGGAAAAAGTAG
- a CDS encoding chemotaxis protein CheW codes for MSGILGEYTEIFLEESEDQIEELNANLLKLEKDHEDPEIINDIFRAAHSLKSSAAFVGLYNLSDLAHKMENLLQKIREGSLEVKTELVSLLFECFDLIKSVIDAVAEGEVIETSFDDMIQKLVAYEAKQGSEVKAPVQEKKPEAKKETPAKPAKVEEVKKAEAPVKKEEVEKASETSEENIIPINTDDEENQEISEELKIRNATAYDVYVSVKSETPMKGLRFALILQNLKNNSAVFKSEPEIEQLERGTDSTSLTFVLLTRMQPDEIKKVITVDMVDKILVQKRHIPLPQVSHQDSRRAQVVKRDSSSDAKVTLKSIKVSSEKLDQLMNNVGELVITNSGFQKLYDDMIRKFGDDVLFAELKSKIDQINRISKDLQSGIMNTRMVPIGSVFNRFSRLVRDLSIETGKKVELILMGENTELDKKVVDMIGEPLLHLIRNSIDHGIESPEERLKNGKPEAGTVELNAYQGGNNIMVEIRDDGKGLSRERIIKKAVEKGLVSPSEASNMADNDVYQFIFAPGFSTSDTITDISGRGVGMNVVNKLIQDFKGKILISTQPTVGTSFTLCFPQALAIIPSILVSMEEEIYAFPLSEVFETIRVQRDQINTLEGHEIINLRGEVLPIYRLNKILNLSNREDIEEFPVVIVNFNSRKLGFIVDDLIGKHETVIKTLEKNFRNIIGITGASLMGDGTIILVLDITGLIEIASNLASSKKLVDPGGDEMPRINTTRSIDLEVSDKVFKTKNATNLYNTKLLAIKSVVKTKRKTRERVPVVQTPKVEVKEEDKYKKWQEEEEVKLKEEVHPLSKEKPVEEVLAPKKEEKKNEEKPLPKEEPKKTASDADLAKEIRKNIAEQMKYREEVIPLERNIGELLSKEEIRKLESVVNTGMMNAGLVLSQLVGNNVELYMPEIMLTDKELLMEEFRYSDEELFGLKVRMNGDMNGNLLMIISEDRGSELANKLLRSNESSDLAKKLNEDSISVLTEISNIVCASIINALSNKSKSQIMPSVPELVTGNLRDVIDFVKPERTKFLSMNTEFIYDGGNLIGNLLFLPDFDELVELISKLH; via the coding sequence TTGTCTGGAATACTTGGCGAATACACAGAAATATTTTTAGAAGAATCTGAAGACCAGATTGAAGAGCTGAATGCAAACCTTTTAAAGCTCGAAAAAGATCACGAAGATCCGGAGATTATTAATGATATTTTTCGGGCAGCTCATTCTTTGAAAAGTTCAGCAGCTTTTGTAGGTCTGTATAATCTTTCCGATCTGGCTCATAAAATGGAGAATCTCTTGCAAAAGATTCGGGAGGGAAGTCTTGAGGTAAAAACTGAACTGGTTAGTTTGCTTTTTGAATGCTTCGATCTTATTAAGAGTGTCATTGATGCTGTGGCTGAAGGAGAAGTTATCGAGACTTCTTTCGATGATATGATTCAAAAACTTGTTGCCTATGAAGCCAAACAGGGCTCTGAAGTAAAAGCACCGGTTCAGGAAAAGAAGCCGGAAGCAAAAAAAGAGACTCCTGCAAAACCGGCTAAGGTGGAAGAAGTTAAAAAAGCAGAAGCTCCGGTAAAGAAAGAAGAAGTTGAGAAGGCTTCAGAAACATCTGAAGAGAACATCATTCCGATAAATACTGATGATGAAGAAAATCAGGAAATATCTGAAGAGCTAAAAATTCGAAATGCTACTGCTTACGATGTATATGTGAGCGTAAAATCTGAAACTCCTATGAAGGGGCTTCGTTTTGCTTTAATACTACAAAATTTAAAAAATAACTCCGCAGTTTTTAAATCAGAACCGGAAATAGAACAACTCGAAAGAGGAACAGATAGCACAAGCCTTACTTTTGTTCTTCTTACCAGGATGCAGCCTGATGAAATAAAAAAAGTAATTACTGTGGATATGGTAGATAAGATCCTCGTTCAAAAACGTCATATCCCTCTACCTCAGGTTTCTCATCAGGACTCCCGAAGAGCACAGGTGGTTAAGCGCGATTCCAGTTCAGATGCAAAGGTTACCCTTAAAAGCATTAAAGTTTCTTCCGAAAAACTGGATCAGCTCATGAATAATGTGGGTGAATTGGTGATCACCAATTCCGGTTTTCAGAAATTATATGATGATATGATTCGAAAATTTGGTGATGATGTGCTTTTTGCTGAATTAAAAAGCAAAATCGACCAGATAAATCGAATTTCCAAAGACCTACAATCGGGAATTATGAATACCCGAATGGTTCCTATAGGTAGCGTTTTTAACCGTTTTTCCAGATTGGTTCGAGACCTCTCTATCGAGACAGGTAAGAAAGTTGAGCTTATTTTAATGGGAGAGAACACCGAACTGGATAAAAAAGTGGTAGATATGATAGGTGAGCCTCTTCTCCATCTGATTCGAAACTCAATCGACCACGGAATTGAATCCCCCGAAGAAAGGTTAAAAAATGGAAAACCGGAAGCAGGAACGGTGGAACTCAACGCTTACCAGGGTGGTAACAACATCATGGTGGAAATTCGTGATGACGGAAAAGGTTTAAGCCGGGAACGAATTATTAAAAAAGCGGTGGAAAAAGGTCTCGTGAGTCCGAGTGAAGCTTCTAACATGGCGGATAACGATGTTTACCAGTTCATTTTTGCACCGGGATTTTCAACTTCTGATACAATAACTGACATTTCCGGCCGGGGTGTTGGAATGAATGTTGTGAATAAGCTGATTCAGGATTTTAAAGGTAAAATTCTGATTTCTACTCAACCTACAGTGGGAACATCTTTTACTCTTTGTTTTCCACAGGCTCTGGCTATTATTCCTTCTATTCTGGTGTCTATGGAAGAGGAAATTTATGCCTTTCCTCTTTCTGAAGTTTTTGAAACCATTCGAGTACAAAGAGACCAAATAAATACTCTTGAAGGGCATGAAATTATAAATTTACGGGGTGAAGTTTTACCCATTTACCGCCTGAATAAAATTTTAAACCTGTCAAATCGGGAAGACATAGAAGAATTTCCGGTAGTCATTGTTAATTTTAATTCGAGGAAACTCGGGTTTATTGTGGATGACCTGATTGGCAAGCATGAAACCGTGATTAAAACTCTTGAGAAAAACTTTCGAAATATTATCGGGATCACAGGTGCCTCTCTTATGGGAGATGGTACAATCATCCTTGTCTTAGATATAACAGGGTTAATTGAAATTGCATCTAATCTTGCTTCCTCAAAAAAGTTAGTCGATCCGGGTGGAGATGAAATGCCCAGAATCAATACAACTCGTTCTATTGATCTGGAAGTTTCTGATAAAGTTTTTAAAACTAAAAATGCAACAAATCTTTATAATACAAAGCTTCTGGCTATAAAATCTGTAGTAAAAACCAAGAGGAAAACGAGAGAAAGAGTACCCGTAGTTCAAACTCCCAAAGTAGAAGTAAAAGAGGAAGATAAATACAAAAAATGGCAGGAAGAAGAAGAGGTAAAATTAAAGGAAGAGGTCCATCCTTTAAGTAAAGAAAAACCTGTTGAGGAAGTCTTAGCTCCCAAGAAAGAAGAGAAAAAGAATGAAGAAAAACCTCTTCCGAAAGAAGAACCAAAAAAAACTGCTTCTGATGCGGATCTGGCTAAAGAAATACGTAAAAATATCGCTGAACAAATGAAATACCGAGAAGAAGTGATTCCTCTCGAAAGAAATATTGGAGAGCTACTTTCTAAAGAAGAAATAAGAAAGCTGGAATCAGTAGTGAATACCGGAATGATGAACGCCGGTCTGGTTTTATCCCAGTTAGTAGGGAATAACGTTGAGCTCTATATGCCCGAAATTATGTTAACGGACAAAGAACTATTAATGGAAGAATTCCGTTACTCGGATGAGGAGCTCTTTGGTTTAAAAGTCCGAATGAACGGAGACATGAACGGTAATCTCTTAATGATCATTTCCGAAGACAGAGGTTCTGAGCTGGCAAATAAATTGCTTCGTTCTAATGAGTCTTCTGATTTAGCGAAAAAATTAAACGAAGATTCCATTTCCGTCCTAACAGAAATTTCAAATATTGTTTGTGCCAGTATTATAAATGCTCTTTCGAATAAGTCGAAAAGTCAAATCATGCCTTCCGTACCGGAATTGGTAACAGGAAATTTGCGAGATGTGATTGATTTTGTAAAACCGGAGAGAACAAAGTTTTTAAGTATGAATACGGAGTTTATTTATGATGGTGGAAATTTAATTGGAAACCTTTTATTTCTACCGGATTTTGATGAATTGGTTGAATTGATTTCCAAACTACATTAA
- a CDS encoding purine-binding chemotaxis protein CheW, with product MEEKNEVIQQEEVVQFLSFTVSNELFGIELTYVHEILRPVFITRIPNVENFIMGVINLRGEIIPILDLKKKFDQGFTEIDNNSRIVVLEFNGKRFGLLVEDVKQVIKIIKATISSINDSSTSAAFNNMIDHVGRSENKLVLLLEINKLITETSN from the coding sequence ATGGAAGAAAAAAATGAAGTTATTCAACAGGAAGAAGTTGTACAATTTTTATCTTTTACTGTATCGAATGAATTATTTGGAATAGAACTTACTTATGTACATGAAATTTTAAGACCGGTTTTTATTACTCGAATACCCAATGTTGAAAATTTTATTATGGGGGTTATCAATCTTAGAGGTGAGATAATCCCGATTTTGGACTTGAAGAAAAAGTTTGATCAGGGCTTTACTGAAATTGATAATAATTCAAGGATTGTTGTTTTGGAGTTTAATGGAAAGCGATTCGGTCTTCTTGTAGAAGATGTAAAACAGGTAATAAAAATTATTAAAGCAACGATTAGTTCAATAAATGATTCCTCCACTTCGGCTGCCTTCAATAATATGATTGATCATGTGGGTCGAAGTGAAAACAAACTTGTATTACTTCTTGAAATAAATAAATTAATAACAGAAACCTCAAATTAA